A window from Vanessa atalanta chromosome 16, ilVanAtal1.2, whole genome shotgun sequence encodes these proteins:
- the LOC125070080 gene encoding fatty-acid amide hydrolase 2-like: MDLLRTICVYIRIFLDSVVDFFYSLYWDNKKAVIPNVEKKHAFLAESATSLARKIKQKELKSEELVQAVIERIKQVNPHLNAIAADRYDAALKEAREIDRKIADGLSEEFANKPFLGVPFTAKESQGIEGMPLTMGLWCRRNEKATADSEAVIRLKEAGAIPIASTNLPEMLIWQETRNPVYGMTNNPHHTGRTPGGSSGAEAALTASYATIVSLCSDIGGSTRMPAFYCGVFGHHPTAGTTNTKGSFYRTGEEDSMYCLGFISKHVEDLAPLTKVVAGDKASLLKLDRKIDIKDIKFYYLDTSKDCLVSPLRPEMTDAMQRVICKINENLNTTVQPYYHKGFNYMYKIWSYWMSKEPEDFPRMLTNNAGKVNGVLELFKKMLGLSKLCLFSILRVLEMQVLPKPQEEWSEEITKSLKDDLFTKLGDDGVLLFPSGPQAAPYHYSFFFRPYNFAYWAIVNALKCPATQVPIGKNSQDLPIGIQVLAAPYNDALCLTVAKYLETEFGGAVTACKVKTS, translated from the exons ATGGATCTCCTAAGGACGATTTGCGTTTATATCCGAATCTTCTTAGACAGTGTGGTCGATTTCTTTTACTCTCTCTATTGGGATAATAAAAAGGCTGTCATACCAAATGTAGAGAAGAAACACGCATTCCTTGCTGAAAGCGCAACGAGTTTGGCGAGGAAGATTAAACAAAAGGAGTTGAAATCAGAGGAATTAGTGCAAGCAGTTATTGAGAGAATAAAGCag GTGAATCCACATTTGAATGCAATAGCGGCGGATAGGTATGATGCTGCACTGAAGGAAGCGAGAGAAATTGACAGAAAAATAGCTGATGGGCTCTCGGAGGAATTTGCGAATAAACCGTTCTTAG GTGTTCCATTCACGGCAAAAGAGAGCCAGGGTATAGAGGGAATGCCGTTGACAATGGGTCTTTGGTGCCGGCGCAATGAGAAGGCGACTGCAGACAGTGAAGCTGTCATAAGACTAAAAGAAGCTGGTGCTATACCCATTGCTAGTACGAATTTACCAGAAATGCTTATAtg GCAAGAAACTCGTAACCCTGTGTATGGTATGACAAACAACCCTCACCACACCGGGCGCACTCCCGGTGGATCGAGTGGAGCTGAGGCTGCGTTAACTGCCAGCTACGCTACTATTGTAAGTTTAT GTTCAGACATTGGCGGTTCAACGCGTATGCCAGCTTTTTACTGTGGAGTATTCGGCCACCATCCCACGGCTGGTACTACTAACACGAAAG GATCCTTCTATCGAACAGGTGAAGAAGACAGCATGTACTGTCTAGGGTTCATATCGAAGCACGTTGAAGATCTCGCTCCATTGACAAAAGTTGTCGCAGGAGACAAAGCTAGCCTGTTAAAGCTAGACagaaaaatagatataaag gacataaagttttattatttggatACCAGTAAGGATTGTCTTGTGAGTCCCTTGAGACCAGAAATGACAGACGCTATGCAGAG GGTTATTTGTAAAATCAATGAGAACTTGAATACAACTGTTCAGCCCTACTACCACAAGGGCTTTAACTATATGTACAAGATTTGGAGCTACTGGATGTCCAAGGAACCGGAAGATTTTCCAAGAATGTTAACGAATAACGCTGGTAAAGTGAACGGTGTTCTAGAACTATTCAAAAAG ATGCTCGGCCTCAGCAAGCTTTGCTTATTTAGCATATTACGTGTACTAGAAATGCAGGTGTTGCCAAAACCTCAAGAGGAATGGTCGGAGGAGATAACGAAAAGCTTGAAGGATGATTTGTTT ACCAAGCTAGGAGATGACGGTGTATTGCTATTTCCGAGTGGGCCTCAAGCGGCTCCCTATCACTACTCGTTCTTCTTCCGTCCATACAACTTCGCATACTGGGCTATCGTCAATGCACTAAAATGTCCCGCTACacag gtaccTATAGGAAAGAATAGTCAAGATCTACCGATTGGCATCCAAGTATTAGCAGCGCCGTATAACGATGCTCTCTGCTTAACCGTTGCGAAATACTTAGAAACAGAATTTGGTGGCGCCGTAACAGCTTGTAAAGTTAAAACAAGTTAG
- the LOC125070079 gene encoding phosphoglucomutase: MSNIVIVNTNPYEGQKPGTSGLRKKVKVFLQENYTENFIQSILDANKNAIVGSTLVVGGDGRYLVKEVVDKIIKISAGNGVARLLVGQSGILSTPAVSHIIRKYKTLGGIVLTASHNPGGINNDFGIKFNCNNGGPAPDGTTNEIYKLTTAIKQYKIVPDIKCDIETIGVQRFKVADNEFVVEIIDPVKDYVDYMKEIFDFPKIKSLLQGSEQRKPFKILIDSMSGVTGPYVRRIFVQELCAGEGSVRRAEPLPDFGGAHPDPNLTYAADLVAAVQHGDYDFGAAFDGDGDRNMIIGRGAFFVTPSDSLAVLGSQLQHIPYFQRSGVRGFARSMPTAAAVDRVARDLGHEMFQVPTGWKYFGNLMDAGRLSLCGEESFGTGSDHVREKDGVWAALAWLSVLAASGLAVDQLLRNHWQKYGRNYFTRYDYEECPSDPCNEMMQELEKKITEAGFIGSKHTSGDKTYVVAEADNFSYMDPVDRSVAMKQGLRIVFEDGSRIVYRLSGTGSSGATVRLYIDSYEGKDVLGDAQLMLRPLIQLALELAQLPRYTGRDAPTVIT, encoded by the exons ATGTCTAATATCGTAATAGTTAACACAAATCCTTACGAGGGACAAAAGCCGGGAACTAGTGGTTTACGTAAAAAAGTTAAAGTATTCCTTCAAGAAAATTACACTGAAAACTTTATACAGAGTATTTTGGATGCTAATAAGAATGCGATAGTTGGTTCTACGCTGGTTGTCGGTGGTGATGGCAGATACTTAGTAAAAGAAGTCGTTGATAAAATCATAAAGATATCAGCTGGTAATGGG GTAGCAAGACTGCTCGTCGGTCAAAGTGGAATCCTTTCCACACCAGCTGTATCTCATATCATCAGGAAATATAAAACCTTGG GTGGCATTGTACTTACCGCTTCGCACAATCCTGGCGGCATCAACAACGACTTCGGCATCAAGTTCAATTGCAACAATGGTGGCCCAGCGCCTGATGGTACCACCAACGAGATATACAAGCTAACAACGGCGATCAAACAGTATAAAATAGTTCCAGACATTAAGTGTGATATTGAGACCATTGGAGTGCAAAGATTTAAG gTGGCGGACAATGAATTCGTCGTGGAAATAATAGATCCAGTAAAGGACTATGTAGACTATATGAAGGAGATCTTCGACTTTCCGAAGATCAAGTCTCTCTTGCAGGGCTCCGAGCAAAGGAAACCGTTCAAAATTCTCATCGACTCGATGAGTGGAG TGACGGGCCCGTACGTGCGGCGCATCTTCGTGCAGGAGTTGTGCGCGGGGGAGGGCAGCGTGCGGCGCGCGGAGCCGCTGCCGGACTTCGGCGGCGCGCACCCCGACCCCAACCTCACGTACGCCGCCGACCTCGTGGCCGCCGTGCAGCACGGGGACTACGACTTCGGGGCCGCCTTCGACGGCGACG GCGACCGCAACATGATCATCGGGCGCGGCGCGTTCTTCGTGACGCCGTCCGACTCGCTGGCCGTGCTGGGCAGCCAGCTGCAGCACATCCCGTACTTCCAGCGCTCCGGCGTGCGGGGCTTCGCGCGCAGCATGCCCACGGCCGCCGCCGTGGACCGCGTGGCGCGCGACCTCGGCCACGAGATGTTCCAGGTGCCCACGG GCTGGAAGTACTTCGGCAACCTGATGGACGCGGGGCGGCTGTCGCTGTGCGGGGAGGAGAGCTTCGGCACGGGCTCCGACCACGTGCGGGAGAAGGACGGCGTGTGGGCCGCGCTGGCCTGGCTGTCCGTGCTGGCCGCCAGCGGACTGGCCGTGGACCAGTTGCTGCGCAACCATTGGCAGAAGTACGGCCGGAACTACTTCACCAG ATACGACTACGAGGAGTGCCCCAGTGACCCCTGCAACGAGATGATGCAAGAGCTGGAGAAAAAAATAACTGAGGCTGGATTCATTGGCTCGAAGCACACGTCAGGAGACAAGACATACGTCGTGGCTGAAGCGGACAACTTCTCCTACATGGACCCCGTGGACCGCAGCGTGGCCATGAAGCAG GGACTACGTATCGTATTTGAAGATGGTTCCAGAATAGTGTACCGTCTCAGTGGAACAGGCAGCTCCGGAGCCACTGTGag ATTATACATAGACTCATACGAAGGTAAGGACGTACTGGGCGACGCTCAGCTCATGCTGCGCCCGCTCATCCAGCTCGCCCTGGAGCTGGCGCAGCTGCCGCGGTACACCGGCCGGGACGCGCCCACCGTCATCACATAG
- the LOC125069817 gene encoding sodium-coupled neutral amino acid transporter 9 homolog isoform X1 has product MRLKRDSVQNSDNETTGSSVKSVDSYGVFGTGCSDCSDCEGGEDRKRIYKYDKLTTRSTSCTSFHSTADHEAYPLLMAANLTSTYKTISSSSDTLGPAELSGSDILATYKRTMEKNVKSEKNKQSSLVTIFSIWNTIMGSSLLTMAWGVERAGLPCALFLLAFMAALCLYTAYILLRVNVHHGGDSCEVPALCRSLLGTGAAGLAHAFSLLVLLGANIVYWLLITNFLYHTVNYFMDVNTSNSTVYNASLLCPKHDNLITPSDQPIVDPSPYWGLHTTVPFYVAIIVFPLLCFKNVSFFTKFNSLGTLSVFYLLLFVMVKGWTWGINMGEVEVTERKGGSDAAVLSGMLALSFYIHNIIITIMGNNARQDRNGRDLTIAFLLVTVTYTFVGAIFYICFPLSKSCIEDNILNNFEMHDVMTAIARALLLFQVITVYPLVAFMLRGEAAQLCRAPAPLVNAGAAALCVLVACLCPDIGTIIRYTGAVSGLVHVFALPALLQMQSLRLRGKLTWWKALFYALIIVFGTVNLVMQFFIA; this is encoded by the exons GGTGTTCGGCACCGGATGTTCCGATTGCTCGGACTGTGAGGGCGGAGAAGACAGGaaacgaatttataaatatga CAAACTGACGACGAGATCGACTAGCTGCACAAGCTTTCACAGCACGGCTGATCACGAAGCTTACCCTCTGCTGATGGCGGCTAATTTAACTAGCACATATAAGACGATCAGCTCAAGTTCTGACacattg GGCCCGGCGGAGTTATCCGGGAGTGACATCTTAGCAACCTACAAACGAACAATGGAGAAGAATGTCAAATCAGAGAAGAATAAGCAAAGCTCTCTTGTAACCAT tTTCTCAATATGGAACACAATAATGGGTTCATCCCTGCTGACGATGGCGTGGGGCGTGGAGCGCGCGGGGTTGCCGTGCGCCCTTTTTCTGCTCGCCTTCATGGCGGCCCTGTGTCTCTACACGGCTTACATTCTTCTCAGAGTTAACGTGCACCACG GCGGCGACAGCTGCGAGGTGCCGGCGCTGTGCCGCTCGCTGCTGGGCACGGGCGCGGCGGGGCTGGCGCACGCCTTCAGCCTACTCGTGCTGCTCGGGGCCAACATCGTCTACTGGCTGCTCATCACCAACTTCCTCTACCACACCGTCAACTACTTCATGG ATGTGAATACGTCAAACTCGACAGTTTACAACGCAAGCCTCTTGTGTCCCAAGCACGACAATCTGATCACTCCCTCTGACCAACCGATAGTCGACCCCTCGCCGTATTGGGGTCTCCACACCACAGTTCCCTTTTACGTGGCAATCATCGTTTTTCCACTTCtctgttttaaaaatgtctCATTTTTCACCAAATTCAACTCTTTAG GAACCCTATCGGTGTTCTACCTATTACTGTTCGTAATGGTAAAGGGCTGGACTTGGGGAATCAACATGGGGGAAGTGGAGGTGACGGAGCGGAAAGGGGGCAGTGACGCGGCCGTGCTCAGTGGAATGCTCGCACTTTCATTCTACATCCATAATATCATAATCACCATCATGGGCAATAATGCGAGACAAGACAGAAAT gGTCGCGATCTAACGATAGCTTTCCTGCTGGTGACTGTGACTTACACGTTCGTGGGCGCCATCTTTTATATCTGCTTCCCGCTCTCCAAGTCGTGTATAGAAGat aatattttaaacaatttcgaGATGCATGACGTGATGACAGCCATCGCGAGGGCGTTACTTCTTTTCCAA GTGATCACGGTGTACCCGCTGGTGGCGTTCATGCTGCGCGGCGAGGCGGCGCAGCTGTGccgcgcgcccgcgccgctcGTCAACGCGGGCGCCGCCGCGCTCTGCGTGCTCGTGGCGTGTCTGTGCCCCGACATCGGCACCATCATCAG GTACACGGGCGCCGTGAGCGGGCTGGTGCACGTGTTCGCGCTGCCGGCTTTGCTACAGATGCAGTCCCTGCGACTGCGAGGGAAGTTGACTTGGTGGAAAGCACTGTTTTACGCTCTCATTATAGTCTTCGGGACGGTTAATCTTGTAATGCAATTTTTTATCGCATGA
- the LOC125069817 gene encoding sodium-coupled neutral amino acid transporter 9 homolog isoform X2 produces MRLKRDSVQNSDNETTGSSVKSVDSYGVFGTGCSDCSDCEGGEDRKRIYKYDKLTTRSTSCTSFHSTADHEAYPLLMAANLTSTYKTISSSSDTLGPAELSGSDILATYKRTMEKNVKSEKNKQSSLVTIFSIWNTIMGSSLLTMAWGVERAGLPCALFLLAFMAALCLYTAYILLRVNVHHGGDSCEVPALCRSLLGTGAAGLAHAFSLLVLLGANIVYWLLITNFLYHTVNYFMDVNTSNSTVYNASLLCPKHDNLITPSDQPIVDPSPYWGLHTTVPFYVAIIVFPLLCFKNVSFFTKFNSLGTLSVFYLLLFVMVKGWTWGINMGEVEVTERKGGSDAAVLSGMLALSFYIHNIIITIMGNNARQDRNGRDLTIAFLLVTVTYTFVGAIFYICFPLSKSCIEDVITVYPLVAFMLRGEAAQLCRAPAPLVNAGAAALCVLVACLCPDIGTIIRYTGAVSGLVHVFALPALLQMQSLRLRGKLTWWKALFYALIIVFGTVNLVMQFFIA; encoded by the exons GGTGTTCGGCACCGGATGTTCCGATTGCTCGGACTGTGAGGGCGGAGAAGACAGGaaacgaatttataaatatga CAAACTGACGACGAGATCGACTAGCTGCACAAGCTTTCACAGCACGGCTGATCACGAAGCTTACCCTCTGCTGATGGCGGCTAATTTAACTAGCACATATAAGACGATCAGCTCAAGTTCTGACacattg GGCCCGGCGGAGTTATCCGGGAGTGACATCTTAGCAACCTACAAACGAACAATGGAGAAGAATGTCAAATCAGAGAAGAATAAGCAAAGCTCTCTTGTAACCAT tTTCTCAATATGGAACACAATAATGGGTTCATCCCTGCTGACGATGGCGTGGGGCGTGGAGCGCGCGGGGTTGCCGTGCGCCCTTTTTCTGCTCGCCTTCATGGCGGCCCTGTGTCTCTACACGGCTTACATTCTTCTCAGAGTTAACGTGCACCACG GCGGCGACAGCTGCGAGGTGCCGGCGCTGTGCCGCTCGCTGCTGGGCACGGGCGCGGCGGGGCTGGCGCACGCCTTCAGCCTACTCGTGCTGCTCGGGGCCAACATCGTCTACTGGCTGCTCATCACCAACTTCCTCTACCACACCGTCAACTACTTCATGG ATGTGAATACGTCAAACTCGACAGTTTACAACGCAAGCCTCTTGTGTCCCAAGCACGACAATCTGATCACTCCCTCTGACCAACCGATAGTCGACCCCTCGCCGTATTGGGGTCTCCACACCACAGTTCCCTTTTACGTGGCAATCATCGTTTTTCCACTTCtctgttttaaaaatgtctCATTTTTCACCAAATTCAACTCTTTAG GAACCCTATCGGTGTTCTACCTATTACTGTTCGTAATGGTAAAGGGCTGGACTTGGGGAATCAACATGGGGGAAGTGGAGGTGACGGAGCGGAAAGGGGGCAGTGACGCGGCCGTGCTCAGTGGAATGCTCGCACTTTCATTCTACATCCATAATATCATAATCACCATCATGGGCAATAATGCGAGACAAGACAGAAAT gGTCGCGATCTAACGATAGCTTTCCTGCTGGTGACTGTGACTTACACGTTCGTGGGCGCCATCTTTTATATCTGCTTCCCGCTCTCCAAGTCGTGTATAGAAGat GTGATCACGGTGTACCCGCTGGTGGCGTTCATGCTGCGCGGCGAGGCGGCGCAGCTGTGccgcgcgcccgcgccgctcGTCAACGCGGGCGCCGCCGCGCTCTGCGTGCTCGTGGCGTGTCTGTGCCCCGACATCGGCACCATCATCAG GTACACGGGCGCCGTGAGCGGGCTGGTGCACGTGTTCGCGCTGCCGGCTTTGCTACAGATGCAGTCCCTGCGACTGCGAGGGAAGTTGACTTGGTGGAAAGCACTGTTTTACGCTCTCATTATAGTCTTCGGGACGGTTAATCTTGTAATGCAATTTTTTATCGCATGA